A part of Amycolatopsis camponoti genomic DNA contains:
- a CDS encoding ADP-ribosylglycohydrolase family protein, whose translation MFTRPAPMRERALGAFYGLAIGDALGMPTQSMSRAAIERAYGPIRGFVDAVAEQPIAPGMPAGSITDDTEQAVLVARLAIHGGGRIDAHDFAAALREWEADMIRRGSLDLLGPSTRRALDRLDAGAAAEEAGRDGATNGAAMRITPVGIATPLGEGFLDAVVAASRVTHNTGLGIAAAAAVAAAVSSGVAGADLKTSLDEAEQAAAEGALRGHWIAGGDIAARIAWARGWVRGLGRAGLADALTDVIGTSVAAQESVVAAFALAENLGDDPAAALTLAAEIGGDTDTVAAGCGAILGAHHGISGLPAHLVDKVRAVNRLDLAVVVDGLLQVRGNDGRISSGPRHECRGHAG comes from the coding sequence ATGTTCACCCGACCGGCTCCGATGCGGGAGCGAGCGCTCGGTGCCTTCTACGGGCTCGCGATCGGCGACGCGCTCGGCATGCCGACGCAGTCGATGTCGCGCGCCGCCATCGAGCGGGCGTACGGGCCGATCCGCGGCTTCGTCGACGCCGTCGCCGAGCAGCCGATCGCCCCCGGGATGCCGGCCGGGTCGATCACCGACGACACGGAACAGGCCGTGCTCGTGGCCCGGCTCGCCATCCACGGCGGTGGCCGGATCGATGCCCACGACTTCGCCGCCGCCCTGCGTGAGTGGGAGGCGGACATGATCCGCCGCGGCTCGCTCGACCTGCTCGGCCCCTCGACCCGGCGCGCCCTCGACCGGCTCGACGCGGGCGCCGCCGCCGAGGAGGCCGGCCGGGACGGGGCCACCAACGGCGCCGCCATGCGGATCACCCCGGTCGGCATCGCGACGCCGCTGGGCGAGGGGTTCCTCGACGCCGTCGTCGCGGCGAGCCGCGTCACCCACAACACCGGGCTGGGGATCGCCGCGGCCGCCGCGGTGGCCGCCGCCGTCTCGTCCGGCGTCGCCGGGGCCGACCTCAAGACCTCCCTCGACGAGGCCGAACAGGCCGCCGCCGAGGGCGCGCTGCGCGGGCACTGGATCGCCGGCGGGGACATCGCCGCCCGCATCGCCTGGGCTCGTGGCTGGGTCCGCGGCCTGGGCCGCGCGGGGTTGGCCGACGCGCTCACCGACGTCATCGGGACGTCGGTCGCCGCGCAGGAATCCGTGGTCGCGGCCTTCGCACTCGCCGAAAACCTCGGTGACGACCCGGCCGCGGCCCTGACCCTCGCCGCCGAGATCGGCGGCGACACCGACACCGTGGCGGCCGGGTGCGGAGCGATCCTCGGCGCACACCACGGGATTTCCGGACTGCCCGCCCACCTGGTCGATAAGGTGCGCGCGGTCAACCGGCTCGACTTGGCCGTCGTCGTGGACGGCCTCCTGCAGGTGCGAGGTAACGATGGTCGAATCAGCTCAGGTCCCCGGCACGAGTGCCGCGGACACGCCGGCTAG
- a CDS encoding purine-cytosine permease family protein translates to MVESAQVPGTSAADTPASSGKAGALETRGIEPVPAGERHGHPMQLFWVWFAANISILGLPLGATLVAVQHLAFWQAALVAVLGAAGSFAVVGVVSIAGRRGGAPGLTLSRAVFGVRGNIGPTIVSLVSRLGWETVNTTTAAFAFLSLCAILFGANADAKASPVLTVVGVAVFVLLTVTVSGLGHAVLVAVQRWSTWIFGALNVVVAVSLVTRIHWGQVFAASPAPVGAMIAGVGTIAAGTGIGWANASADMSRYQSPSVRAGSLVASAAAGAGIPLVLLISLGSLVSADDPSLASAGDPVAAIRELLPGWMAVPYLIAAFGGLLLSNHLSVYSAGLTTLTLGIRLKRVYAVVVDIVVTFLGSLYFMLVADGFYGPFIAFISLLAVPITAWVGVFVVDMVRRRDYDPVALMDVHRTSAYWYRAGCEPRALLSWAAAIVAGYLFTTAGTGDDAWFTGPLAGTWLGANGLGWVVTFAVGAGLYAALGGARIRR, encoded by the coding sequence ATGGTCGAATCAGCTCAGGTCCCCGGCACGAGTGCCGCGGACACGCCGGCTAGCTCCGGGAAAGCGGGAGCGCTGGAGACCCGCGGCATCGAGCCCGTGCCCGCCGGCGAGCGCCACGGGCACCCGATGCAGCTGTTCTGGGTGTGGTTCGCCGCGAACATCAGCATCCTCGGGCTGCCGCTCGGCGCGACGCTGGTCGCGGTGCAGCACCTGGCGTTCTGGCAGGCGGCCCTCGTCGCGGTGCTCGGCGCCGCCGGGTCGTTCGCGGTCGTCGGCGTCGTCTCGATCGCCGGCCGCCGCGGCGGCGCGCCCGGGCTCACGTTGTCGCGCGCGGTCTTCGGCGTCCGGGGCAACATCGGGCCGACCATCGTGTCGCTGGTGTCCCGGCTCGGCTGGGAGACGGTGAACACGACGACCGCCGCGTTCGCGTTCCTTTCCCTGTGCGCGATCCTGTTCGGCGCGAACGCGGACGCGAAGGCCTCACCGGTGCTGACGGTCGTGGGCGTGGCGGTGTTCGTCCTGCTGACCGTGACCGTCTCCGGGCTCGGGCACGCGGTGCTGGTCGCGGTGCAGCGCTGGTCGACGTGGATCTTCGGTGCGCTCAACGTGGTCGTCGCGGTCAGCCTGGTCACGCGGATCCACTGGGGGCAGGTCTTCGCCGCCTCGCCCGCGCCGGTCGGCGCGATGATCGCCGGCGTCGGCACCATCGCCGCCGGGACCGGGATCGGCTGGGCGAACGCGTCCGCCGACATGTCGCGCTACCAGTCGCCGTCCGTCCGGGCCGGGTCGCTCGTCGCCTCGGCCGCGGCGGGCGCGGGAATCCCGTTGGTGCTGCTCATCTCGCTGGGCAGCCTGGTTTCGGCCGACGACCCGTCGCTGGCGTCCGCGGGCGACCCGGTCGCGGCCATCCGCGAGCTGCTGCCCGGCTGGATGGCGGTGCCGTACCTGATCGCCGCGTTCGGCGGGCTGCTGCTCTCGAACCACCTGTCCGTGTACTCCGCCGGCCTCACCACGCTGACCCTGGGCATCCGGCTCAAGCGGGTGTACGCCGTGGTCGTCGACATCGTCGTGACGTTCCTCGGCTCGCTGTACTTCATGCTCGTCGCCGACGGCTTCTACGGCCCGTTCATCGCGTTCATCAGCCTGCTGGCGGTGCCGATCACGGCGTGGGTCGGGGTGTTCGTCGTCGACATGGTGCGCCGGCGCGACTACGACCCGGTGGCCCTGATGGACGTGCACCGCACGAGCGCGTACTGGTACCGCGCGGGGTGCGAGCCGCGTGCGCTGCTGTCCTGGGCCGCGGCCATCGTCGCGGGCTACCTGTTCACCACGGCCGGCACCGGCGACGACGCGTGGTTCACCGGGCCCCTGGCCGGCACGTGGCTCGGCGCCAACGGACTGGGCTGGGTCGTCACGTTCGCCGTGGGTGCCGGGTTGTACGCCGCGCTCGGCGGTGCGAGGATCCGCCGATGA
- a CDS encoding PfkB family carbohydrate kinase, producing MTGRLVHTGQAIVDLVMRVEALPPPGGDVLASDVRFTAGGGFNVMAAAARAGAAVVYAGEHGTGRFGDLVREALTAEGVELVQLPAAPDTGVCVVLVDAAGERTFITETGAEGTVTAEHLRRVRPRAGDLVYVTGYSLLRESNRDALLEWLPSVGDHRVLLDPGPLAADVAPDVWRAVLPRVDILSCNAAEAAMMSTVDGVGDVPVRVTRVGAEGCDVVENGVTVRVPGFPVDPVDTNGAGDAHAGVLAAELLRGEPLLVAAERANAAAAIAVRRYGPATSPSRAEVDELLVRQQELGHRG from the coding sequence ATGACCGGCCGCCTCGTCCACACCGGACAGGCCATCGTCGACCTCGTGATGCGGGTCGAGGCGCTGCCTCCGCCGGGTGGCGACGTGCTCGCCTCCGACGTCCGCTTCACCGCGGGCGGCGGGTTCAACGTGATGGCCGCGGCGGCCCGTGCCGGCGCGGCGGTCGTCTACGCGGGGGAGCACGGCACCGGACGCTTCGGCGACCTGGTCCGGGAGGCCCTGACGGCCGAGGGGGTCGAGCTGGTCCAGCTCCCGGCCGCGCCGGACACCGGGGTGTGCGTCGTCCTGGTCGACGCGGCGGGGGAGCGGACGTTCATCACCGAGACCGGCGCCGAGGGCACCGTCACGGCCGAGCACCTGCGCCGCGTGCGGCCGCGGGCCGGAGACCTGGTGTACGTCACCGGGTACAGCCTCTTGCGCGAGTCCAACCGCGACGCGCTGCTGGAGTGGCTGCCCTCGGTGGGGGACCACCGGGTGCTGCTGGACCCCGGGCCCCTCGCCGCCGACGTGGCCCCGGACGTCTGGCGGGCGGTGCTGCCGCGCGTGGACATCCTCTCGTGCAATGCCGCCGAAGCCGCGATGATGTCCACTGTGGACGGAGTGGGAGACGTGCCGGTGCGGGTCACGCGCGTCGGCGCCGAGGGGTGCGACGTCGTCGAGAACGGGGTGACCGTGCGCGTCCCCGGGTTCCCGGTCGACCCGGTGGACACCAACGGTGCCGGGGACGCCCATGCCGGCGTGCTGGCGGCGGAGCTGCTGCGCGGGGAGCCACTCCTCGTCGCGGCCGAACGCGCGAACGCCGCTGCCGCGATCGCGGTCCGGCGGTATGGCCCGGCTACGAGCCCCTCCCGTGCGGAGGTCGATGAGCTACTGGTTCGCCAGCAGGAACTCGGTCACCGCGGGTAG
- a CDS encoding alpha/beta hydrolase encodes MTPPAVRLAELPPDHAGRRLLTGYTPAFAAQADPRFSYTLFVPEDIRDDERPKLWVFVHGTRRRTRFYLDGLAALARAERAVVMTPLFPAGISAPDDIDGYKVLEHAGIRFDQVLLDMVDEVAHRWNAAASAFFLHGFSGGGQFAHRFLYRHPERLSAVSIGAPGRVALPGGEASFTRVPVQIVIGSLDADPAAIAWMASEGGADRLSRARTLAAALRDYGSAVRFDVVEGVGHVGEAVLPAVTEFLLANQ; translated from the coding sequence GTGACGCCTCCCGCTGTCCGGCTCGCCGAGCTGCCCCCGGACCACGCCGGCCGCCGGCTCCTGACCGGGTACACGCCGGCCTTCGCCGCGCAGGCCGACCCGCGGTTCTCCTACACACTGTTCGTCCCGGAGGACATCCGCGACGACGAGCGGCCGAAGCTGTGGGTGTTCGTCCACGGCACGCGCCGGCGCACGAGGTTCTACCTCGACGGGCTGGCCGCGCTCGCCCGGGCCGAGCGCGCGGTGGTCATGACGCCGCTGTTCCCGGCGGGCATCAGCGCACCCGACGACATCGACGGCTACAAGGTCCTCGAGCACGCGGGGATCCGCTTCGACCAGGTGCTGCTGGACATGGTCGACGAGGTCGCGCACCGCTGGAACGCGGCCGCGTCGGCGTTCTTCCTGCACGGCTTCTCCGGCGGTGGGCAGTTCGCCCACCGGTTCCTGTACCGCCACCCCGAGCGCCTGTCGGCGGTGTCGATCGGCGCGCCGGGCCGGGTCGCCCTGCCCGGCGGCGAAGCGTCGTTCACGCGGGTCCCGGTCCAGATCGTGATCGGCTCACTCGACGCGGACCCCGCGGCGATCGCGTGGATGGCGAGCGAAGGGGGAGCCGATCGGCTGTCGCGGGCCCGGACGTTGGCCGCGGCGCTCAGGGACTACGGGTCGGCCGTGCGCTTCGACGTCGTCGAGGGGGTGGGGCACGTCGGTGAGGCGGTCCTACCCGCGGTGACCGAGTTCCTGCTGGCGAACCAGTAG
- a CDS encoding LysR family transcriptional regulator: MERLDDLGFFHVVAVSETLTAAARELDVSLPVVSKRLKALERRLDVRLVHRGARRLTLTSEGQLYASRVEAILDQVRELDDLVSHPAGDLRGSIVVQATLGLGRTHVAPLIGEFTALHPRVRIRLHTSALPLRPHRREFDLAVHVGAPPDSTLRMRRLARNRRVPCAAPSYLDRRGVPERIEDLAAHDCIVLRENEGDFAVWRFGGAAQPRQVRVRGSLSSNDGDIVTDWALRGRGIVMRSEWQVRSHLDSGALVRVLPGVPTPPADIYALLADDVHVPRRTSDLIGHLAARLPERLAFPA, encoded by the coding sequence ATGGAAAGACTCGACGACCTCGGCTTCTTCCACGTGGTCGCCGTCAGCGAGACGCTCACGGCCGCCGCGCGCGAGCTGGACGTGTCGCTGCCGGTGGTGAGCAAACGCCTGAAAGCGCTGGAACGCCGGCTCGACGTGCGGCTCGTGCACCGCGGCGCGCGCCGGCTCACGCTGACCTCCGAGGGGCAGCTGTACGCCTCGCGCGTCGAGGCGATCCTCGACCAGGTGCGCGAGCTCGACGACCTGGTCAGCCACCCCGCCGGCGACCTGCGGGGCTCGATCGTCGTCCAGGCGACCCTCGGACTCGGCCGCACGCACGTCGCGCCGCTCATCGGCGAGTTCACCGCGCTGCACCCCCGCGTGCGGATCCGGCTCCACACCTCGGCGCTGCCCCTGCGGCCGCACCGGCGCGAGTTCGACCTGGCCGTGCACGTCGGCGCGCCACCGGACTCCACGCTGCGGATGCGCCGGCTGGCCCGCAACCGCCGAGTGCCGTGCGCGGCACCGTCCTACCTGGACCGCCGCGGCGTCCCCGAGCGGATCGAGGACCTGGCCGCCCACGACTGCATCGTGCTGCGCGAGAACGAGGGCGACTTCGCGGTGTGGCGCTTCGGCGGCGCCGCCCAGCCGCGTCAGGTGCGGGTGCGCGGCAGCCTGTCGAGCAACGACGGCGACATCGTGACGGACTGGGCGCTGCGGGGCCGCGGGATCGTCATGCGCTCGGAGTGGCAGGTCCGGTCCCACCTGGACAGCGGCGCGCTGGTGCGGGTGCTGCCCGGCGTGCCGACGCCGCCCGCCGACATCTACGCCCTGCTGGCCGACGACGTCCACGTGCCGCGGCGCACGAGCGACCTGATCGGTCACCTGGCCGCCCGCCTGCCGGAGCGGCTGGCTTTCCCGGCGTGA
- a CDS encoding tartrate dehydrogenase produces the protein MNHRIAVIPGDGIGREVVPEGLRCLRAAADVHGFELETTEFGFASAEYWLEHGEMLPPDWQDVLAGFDALFFGAVGWPEVVPDHVSLWGSLLKFRRGFDQYVNLRPVRLLRGVRGPLRGHGPGDIDFLVVRENTEGEYSSIGGRIFEGTDRETVLQETVMTRVGVDRVLRYAFDLAATRPRKHLTWATKSNGISISMPYWDERAAAMAAHYPDVTADKDHIDILAAKFVLSPRNYDVVVASNLFGDILSDLGPACTGTIGIAPSANINPDRTWPSLFEPVHGSAPDIAGQGIANPIGQIWSGAMMLDHLGEPEAAARVVAAIESVLDEQPDVLTPDLGGPGTTEGLGTAIAERIAVGQRVTA, from the coding sequence GTGAACCACCGCATCGCGGTCATCCCCGGCGACGGCATCGGGCGCGAGGTCGTCCCGGAAGGCCTGCGCTGCCTGCGCGCCGCCGCCGACGTCCACGGCTTCGAGCTGGAGACCACCGAATTCGGCTTCGCTTCCGCCGAGTACTGGCTGGAGCACGGCGAGATGCTGCCGCCGGACTGGCAGGACGTGCTCGCCGGCTTCGACGCGCTCTTCTTCGGCGCGGTCGGGTGGCCTGAGGTGGTCCCCGACCACGTGTCGCTCTGGGGCAGCCTGCTGAAGTTCCGCCGCGGGTTCGACCAGTACGTCAACCTGCGGCCGGTCCGGTTGCTGCGCGGCGTGCGCGGCCCGCTGCGCGGCCACGGGCCGGGCGACATCGACTTCCTCGTCGTCCGGGAGAACACCGAAGGCGAGTACTCCAGCATCGGTGGCCGCATCTTCGAGGGCACCGACCGCGAGACCGTGCTGCAGGAGACGGTGATGACCCGCGTCGGCGTGGACCGCGTGCTGCGCTACGCCTTCGACCTCGCCGCCACCCGGCCGCGCAAGCACCTGACGTGGGCGACCAAGAGCAACGGGATCTCCATCTCGATGCCCTACTGGGACGAGCGCGCGGCCGCGATGGCCGCCCACTACCCGGACGTCACCGCGGACAAGGACCACATCGACATCCTCGCGGCCAAGTTCGTGCTCAGCCCGCGGAACTACGACGTCGTCGTGGCCAGCAACCTCTTCGGCGACATCCTGTCCGACCTCGGGCCCGCGTGCACCGGCACGATCGGGATCGCCCCGAGCGCCAACATCAACCCGGACCGCACCTGGCCGAGCCTGTTCGAGCCGGTCCACGGCTCGGCTCCCGACATCGCCGGGCAGGGCATCGCCAACCCGATCGGCCAGATCTGGAGCGGCGCCATGATGCTCGACCACCTCGGCGAACCGGAAGCCGCCGCGCGGGTCGTCGCCGCGATCGAAAGCGTGCTCGACGAGCAGCCGGACGTGCTCACCCCCGACCTCGGCGGCCCGGGGACGACCGAAGGGCTCGGCACGGCGATCGCCGAGCGCATCGCCGTCGGGCAGCGGGTCACGGCATGA
- a CDS encoding hydantoinase B/oxoprolinase family protein, whose protein sequence is MTGFDPIGLEVRWDRLAAATDEAASTMLRTAFSTIIRESNDYTVVLMDRRGRTMAESRAGIPGFAALMSTLTSLVLERFPAGEWQDGDAVITNDPWIATGHLPDIAMLAPIFHRGALAGFTGTAAHSPDIGGTPSLGATDLMSEGLLIPPLRLFRAGRVEQGVKDFLLANVRLPAELWGDLEAQAAAHAVGRRRAQEFLEDFGEPDFAGFADQVHAMAEAAMRAAIRELPDGVYRAGVDADGVEGHPTHIECAVTISGDAVGIDYTGTSPQVPFSTNSTLNYTRAYSVYPLKILLDPATRTNWGSYRAITVTAPEGTIVNPVFPAPVVARHLTGHLLSCAIYRALAPVLPDRVIADSGGAPALRVRFAGVDDAGRPFAQMLFANAGMGASQDEDGLSATAFPTNSGSGSVEAMEVASPLRFVRKELRAGSGGRGRRRGGLGQDVEVHNPTSRPVQLVLLGDRERHPALGVAGGEAGAPAQAVLDTGERVPLKSISQLAPGASVVISFAGGGGFGTPEADR, encoded by the coding sequence ATGACCGGCTTCGACCCGATCGGCCTGGAGGTCCGCTGGGACCGGCTCGCCGCCGCGACCGACGAAGCCGCGTCGACCATGCTGCGCACGGCGTTCTCGACGATCATCCGCGAGTCCAACGACTACACGGTGGTCCTGATGGACCGCCGCGGCCGCACGATGGCCGAGTCGCGGGCCGGCATCCCGGGCTTCGCGGCTTTGATGAGCACGCTGACTTCCCTTGTCCTGGAACGCTTCCCGGCCGGCGAGTGGCAGGACGGCGACGCCGTCATCACCAACGACCCGTGGATCGCGACCGGGCACCTGCCCGACATCGCCATGCTCGCGCCGATCTTCCACCGCGGCGCGCTCGCCGGCTTCACCGGCACCGCCGCGCATTCGCCGGACATCGGCGGCACGCCGTCGCTCGGCGCCACGGACCTGATGTCCGAAGGCTTGCTCATCCCGCCGCTGCGGCTGTTCCGCGCCGGCCGGGTCGAGCAGGGCGTCAAGGACTTCCTGCTGGCCAACGTCCGCCTGCCCGCCGAGCTGTGGGGCGACCTCGAAGCGCAGGCCGCCGCGCACGCGGTCGGCCGGCGACGCGCTCAGGAGTTCCTCGAGGACTTCGGCGAGCCCGACTTCGCGGGGTTCGCCGACCAGGTGCACGCCATGGCCGAGGCCGCGATGCGCGCGGCGATCCGCGAGCTGCCCGACGGCGTCTACCGGGCGGGCGTCGACGCGGACGGCGTCGAAGGTCACCCGACGCACATCGAGTGCGCGGTGACGATCAGCGGGGACGCCGTCGGGATCGACTACACGGGGACTTCCCCGCAGGTCCCGTTCTCGACCAACTCCACGCTGAACTACACCCGCGCGTACTCGGTGTACCCGCTGAAGATCCTGCTCGACCCGGCCACGCGCACCAACTGGGGCTCCTACCGGGCGATCACCGTGACCGCGCCCGAGGGCACGATCGTCAACCCCGTGTTCCCCGCGCCGGTCGTCGCCCGGCACCTGACCGGGCACCTGCTCTCCTGCGCGATCTACCGCGCGCTCGCGCCGGTGCTGCCGGACCGCGTCATCGCCGACAGCGGGGGAGCGCCCGCGCTGCGCGTCCGGTTCGCCGGGGTCGACGACGCCGGCCGCCCGTTCGCGCAGATGCTCTTCGCCAACGCCGGCATGGGTGCGTCGCAGGACGAGGACGGCCTCTCGGCGACGGCGTTCCCGACCAACTCCGGCAGCGGGAGCGTCGAGGCGATGGAAGTCGCGTCGCCGCTGAGGTTCGTCCGCAAGGAGCTGCGGGCCGGGTCCGGCGGGCGGGGACGGCGGCGCGGCGGGCTCGGGCAGGACGTCGAGGTGCACAACCCGACGAGCCGCCCGGTGCAGCTGGTGCTGCTCGGCGACCGCGAACGGCACCCGGCCCTCGGCGTCGCGGGCGGGGAGGCCGGGGCACCGGCCCAGGCCGTGCTGGACACCGGCGAGCGCGTGCCGCTGAAGTCGATTTCGCAGCTCGCACCGGGTGCCTCGGTCGTCATCTCGTTCGCCGGCGGCGGCGGGTTCGGCACCCCGGAGGCGGACCGATGA
- a CDS encoding hydantoinase/oxoprolinase family protein, whose translation MSRTVRIGVDVGGTFTDLLLHDPARGLTWPGKLPTTPHAPHDAITAGITRLLAETGTPPDAVAGVVHGTTLVTNTLLERTGAVVGLLTTEGFSDTLELARETRFDTTDLHARPASPLVPRHRCRGVPGRLAADGTELAPLDDDAVLAEVRDLLTHGVEAVAVALLHSYRDDRHERRARELLARAHPDLPVTLSSAVTPVLGEYERASTACLNAYVQPLVAHYLDALRDDLTALGIDAPLHVMLSGGGVTTLADAKEFPVRLLESGPAAGAIAAAAVARRAGEPDVLSFDMGGTTAKIAIVSGGAPRRKHDFEAGRVDKFKPGSGLPVKLTVVDLIEIGSGGGSIAAPDALGLLKVGPRSAGSVPGPVAYGRGGERPTVTDADLVLGYLDPDAFLGGEMRLRTAEVHKAVAREVGDPLGLDETGAAAGIVEVATASMAAAARMHLAEHGRDPAGFALVAFGGAGPVHAYGLAKQLKIGRVIVPMRAGVMSAYGFLVAAPTVDQSRSLPSPLSEVDWSRVEALYEEMAEQAGAVLGTGARSRRSADLRYLGQGSGIEVDLPGDGRLRDAFEDAYRAAFGRTLDGPVEVVTWRLSARLPGRDIELGCEPADGDPRRGERDVHFPGHGRLRATVWDRYRLRPGAEIAGPAVFEERESSCSFGPDCRIRVGDDLTLFVDLG comes from the coding sequence ATGAGCCGCACCGTCCGGATCGGCGTGGACGTCGGCGGCACGTTCACCGACCTGCTGCTGCACGACCCCGCCCGCGGCCTGACCTGGCCGGGCAAGCTGCCCACCACCCCGCACGCGCCGCACGACGCGATCACCGCCGGCATCACCCGGCTCCTCGCGGAGACCGGCACGCCGCCGGACGCCGTCGCCGGGGTCGTCCACGGCACGACCCTGGTGACGAACACCCTGCTCGAACGCACCGGCGCGGTCGTCGGCCTGCTCACCACCGAGGGTTTCAGCGACACCCTGGAGCTGGCCCGCGAGACCCGGTTCGACACGACCGACCTGCACGCGCGCCCGGCGTCCCCGCTGGTTCCCCGGCACCGGTGCCGCGGCGTGCCGGGCCGCCTCGCCGCCGACGGCACCGAGCTGGCACCCCTGGACGACGACGCCGTCTTGGCCGAGGTGCGGGACTTGCTGACCCACGGCGTCGAGGCGGTGGCCGTCGCGCTGCTGCACTCCTACCGCGACGACCGGCACGAACGGCGGGCCCGCGAGCTGCTCGCCCGCGCCCACCCGGACCTGCCGGTCACGCTCTCCAGCGCGGTGACCCCGGTACTCGGCGAATACGAGCGCGCGAGCACCGCGTGCCTCAACGCCTACGTCCAGCCGCTGGTGGCGCACTACCTCGACGCGCTGCGGGACGACCTGACCGCGCTGGGCATCGACGCGCCACTGCACGTCATGCTCTCCGGCGGTGGCGTCACGACCCTGGCCGACGCCAAGGAGTTCCCCGTCCGCCTGCTCGAATCCGGTCCCGCGGCGGGCGCGATCGCCGCCGCCGCGGTGGCCCGCCGGGCCGGCGAACCGGACGTCCTGTCGTTCGACATGGGCGGCACCACCGCCAAGATCGCGATCGTGAGCGGCGGCGCACCGCGGCGCAAGCACGACTTCGAAGCGGGCCGCGTCGACAAGTTCAAGCCGGGCTCGGGCCTGCCGGTGAAGCTGACCGTCGTGGACCTGATCGAGATCGGCTCGGGGGGCGGCTCGATCGCCGCCCCGGACGCGCTGGGCCTGCTCAAGGTCGGGCCGCGCAGCGCCGGGTCCGTGCCGGGACCGGTCGCCTACGGCCGCGGCGGCGAGCGGCCGACCGTCACCGACGCCGACCTCGTGCTCGGCTACCTCGACCCGGACGCCTTCCTCGGCGGCGAGATGCGGCTGCGCACCGCCGAAGTCCACAAGGCGGTGGCCCGGGAAGTGGGTGACCCGCTGGGCCTGGACGAGACCGGCGCGGCCGCGGGCATCGTCGAGGTCGCCACGGCGAGCATGGCCGCGGCCGCCCGGATGCACCTGGCCGAGCACGGCCGCGACCCCGCCGGGTTCGCGCTGGTGGCCTTCGGCGGCGCGGGACCCGTGCACGCCTACGGCCTGGCGAAGCAGCTGAAGATCGGCCGCGTGATCGTCCCGATGCGGGCCGGCGTGATGTCGGCGTACGGGTTCCTCGTCGCCGCGCCGACGGTCGACCAGTCGCGCAGCCTGCCCTCCCCACTGTCCGAAGTGGACTGGAGTCGCGTGGAGGCCCTGTACGAGGAGATGGCCGAGCAGGCCGGCGCGGTCCTCGGCACCGGGGCGCGCTCGCGGCGGTCGGCCGACCTGCGGTACCTGGGCCAGGGCTCCGGGATCGAGGTCGACCTGCCCGGCGACGGTCGTCTCCGGGACGCTTTCGAAGACGCTTACCGCGCGGCGTTCGGGCGGACGCTGGACGGACCCGTGGAGGTCGTCACCTGGCGCTTGTCGGCCCGGTTGCCCGGCCGCGACATCGAGCTCGGGTGCGAGCCCGCCGACGGCGACCCACGGCGCGGGGAGCGTGACGTGCACTTCCCCGGCCACGGCCGGCTGCGCGCGACGGTCTGGGACCGCTACCGGCTGCGGCCGGGCGCGGAAATCGCCGGACCGGCCGTCTTCGAAGAGCGGGAGTCCTCCTGCTCCTTCGGGCCGGACTGCCGGATCCGCGTCGGCGACGACCTGACGCTCTTCGTCGACCTCGGCTGA
- a CDS encoding GntR family transcriptional regulator: MRGEALQTDTLADRVYRAIRDAITTGELRPGQKVTERGFAEQLSVSPTPVREAIRRLEQDGLLERSGPRTVKVAMFGGVAIQDLAEVEVGLRGMVARFAARHATPEQLDGLDAILDEADDLLILIKQRHESGQDVDKHVGRLFDAMQLFNGLVESCAGNPVLVRLLDQTRVFSYPERRSRVIERVSVDDTFGLDRYTTHRALVRALRAGDSARAEALVLEDARGGLGDLLAGR; the protein is encoded by the coding sequence ATGAGGGGCGAAGCACTGCAGACCGACACGCTGGCCGACCGCGTGTACCGCGCGATCCGCGACGCGATCACCACCGGCGAGCTGCGCCCGGGCCAGAAGGTCACCGAACGGGGGTTCGCCGAGCAGCTGTCGGTCAGCCCGACGCCGGTCCGCGAGGCCATCCGGCGCCTCGAACAGGACGGCCTCCTCGAACGGTCCGGCCCGCGCACGGTCAAGGTGGCGATGTTCGGCGGCGTCGCCATCCAGGACCTCGCCGAGGTCGAGGTGGGCCTGCGCGGCATGGTGGCGCGCTTCGCCGCCCGGCACGCGACGCCCGAGCAGCTGGACGGGCTCGACGCGATCCTCGACGAAGCCGACGACCTGCTCATCCTCATCAAGCAGCGCCACGAGTCCGGGCAGGACGTGGACAAGCACGTCGGCCGGCTCTTCGACGCCATGCAGCTCTTCAACGGTCTCGTCGAGTCGTGCGCCGGCAACCCGGTGCTGGTCCGCCTGCTCGACCAGACCCGGGTGTTCTCCTACCCCGAACGGCGCTCGCGCGTGATCGAACGCGTCAGCGTGGACGACACGTTCGGCCTGGACCGCTACACGACCCACCGCGCGCTCGTGCGCGCGTTGCGGGCCGGCGACTCGGCGCGGGCCGAGGCGCTGGTGCTCGAAGACGCCCGGGGCGGGCTCGGCGACCTGCTCGCCGGCCGGTGA